From Triticum aestivum cultivar Chinese Spring chromosome 7B, IWGSC CS RefSeq v2.1, whole genome shotgun sequence:
aaacacgacatgtagtggttagttcattgcatgcaatgccattaattagcaaatgaacattaagtactctcgttttcccctcttccttggtcacggtgcacaacctaaaatgacttactcacctagacggagagagtagtctaagttactccccactatgaccagcctaaagaAAAGACTATATATGTGGTAGGAGTAGTAGTAGTAAGCAAAATGAAGTTAAACGTAGTGAAACTTTGGACTGAAAATCGTCATAGATTGGAAAATATCATAGTTCTTTAATAcaccctccgtctgaaaatacttgtcattaaagtGGATAAAAAAATGTACGCACGgtttaattttcatgcatttagaGAACTTTAAGGCGCGCTGATAATTAATGCTGAGTTAATTAGGCCCCTTTGAAATCCGAAAAATTACCGGCTGCATCCATGCATGCCGTCCTTTCCATTCGCTGGTGTGTACGCGTGTGTTGAAAAGTTGCATGCATGGAATCCGTCCCTATCAATGCATCAATCCATGCGTGATGGATGCTCGTTTAGTGGCCATGGGTTACTGTGCATTGATTTCCCAAGCAATTAGACGCCGTGCTATTAACTACGCTGCTATTTTTCAGTCGCGTGCAAAGAAAACTTGAGCCAATCATGAAACACTTTGATGGACATCTTCTAAACCGTGACCAAGGGAATATCTCGAAttgaaatacatctagatacatcccttttatccattttgatgacaagtatttcgggACGGAGAAAGTATTAGGCCATGCTTAGattcaagggactatttttagtctgactaaaactagtctcttttagaggctaaagttccaatcacccctaactaaagagaggctagaactAGTTTTGAGACTAAAAATTTTAGTCAGGAGAACCTTACTAAAATGTGGATCAGtcatctctttcctcatttaactcctctcctttaacacatgcgagttcgggattggagggtttggaggataataaatgctcattaactcatTTTAGTCTATTTAGTATTTGTATCCCAGCATGGGTAAAGGTAGCAAGTTTTAGTTCCACTACTTTCactcatgggactaaaacgtatccaagcaccctcttagtttacAGAGAAAGTAATTAGCATTTAGTTGAGTTCATCCACCGGCTATACTTATCCTGGCTAAAGAACCCACTGCTTCTTATCATACTTGGTGGATGCACATGCTCTCTTGTGCCGGCCATTGGTGTGGATCATCTGCTGGGTGGTTGCAGTCGAGGTAGTCGGAGCAGCAGAGGCCGTGACATGTGCCGACGAGTCATCTGGCCATCATCAGCAGGAAATGCGTCAACGACGTAGAGAAAAATAATCAATCAACGAGATAATCAGGCGGCCGGAGCGCGCCTCATGTCGTCGGCGCCGCTCTCCTACTACCTCGCCAGCGCTCGTACCCCTCCAGCGCGTGCTCCGCGCGCCGCCGCACGCGCTCCTCGGGCCCCAGGACATGCTcctcggcggcgagctccgcattTGCCGTCTCCCGCCCCGCGCCTGCCGCGTGCTGCACAGCGGCGAgctccgccttcgccgcctccaGCTGCCCCCGCAGCGCCGCGACCTccgcgtcccgcgccgccagctTCTTCTCCAGCTCCAGCGCGTAGCCCAGGGAGAACGACGCGTAGTTCGCGGCCTGCAAACAGACAGTGCGGTCGATTGGACTCCGGACAGCCCGATGACAAATGCGCCATCGCACTTGCTGGCAAGACATACCTGCAGAATCGCGGCGTAGCTTGACCTGACGACGTCGGAGGGCTCCTTCGCCGCGAACGCGCGCTCCTGCGGCGGCGAGATGGCGCCCTGCAGCCGCTCCCGTGCAGCCTCCCAGCCCGTGGCGTCTCCGTCGTGCCTGCTGGGGAAGCGGTGTGGCTTCCTTGGGAAGCCCGGCGGTGGCGAACACATACCGGACAGCGGCGTGTTCAGCAAAGAATGAGCTGAACTGTCCTCGCCGTTGGCTTCATCCAGACCCCTCTTCCTCCCGCAAGAAGGTGGCGGCGCTGGCGCGTTGCTGCCCACCTCGGCTTTCACCTTCTTCGCCGACGCCGCCTTCTCCGCGAGCATAGTCTTCATCATGTCGTAGACGGAGGGATCCATACCTAGATAGCACGCAACAGCAAGATGAGCGCTCGAAAAAACAGGGGAATCAGAGGGATTTCGATCTTCAGTTACCTTTGGAACTGGAATTGACACGAGTAGTGGTAGAAGAAGAAGGCGTCAGAGGTGGCGGCGGAGATGCGGCAGTAACCATGGCGATTGCACGGTTGCGATCGCACAGACATGTCTTGATATCAACGGCGGCGCCGCCGTAAGCGCGCAATAGCTTCGCCGCGGATTTACCTTCTTCGCTGGTGAGGGCCGGATTTGTGAAGGAGCTCATGGACGGCTTGCCCCACTCCACGGGGCAAGGCCACGGCTCCGGCGAGGAGAGGAAGAAAAACAATTTCTTCCAGTCCATGGGCGTCCCTGGCATCCCCGTGAAGCGCAAGCCGGCGCCGGAGCTGTCCCTGGCTCGGAAACAGTACCGGCCTTTGTGCTTCTTGTTGACGATGTAGAGCAGGAAGAAGCGCCGGAACACGGCGAGCGACGGCGGCACGCCGGCGGAGTTGCAGAGCGCGAGGAAGCCGGCCATGACGCGCCACGCGTTGGGCACGAGCTGGGCCGGCGCGATGCCGAAGTGGACGAGCACCTCGCACGAGAAGCCGTCCAGCGGGACGCGCATCCCGGCCTCCAGGGCGTGCGCGTACACGCAGACGgaccccggcggcggcggcgtgcaggcgcggcggtcGTCGCCGGCGGGGCGCGCGGCGTACACGCTCGGTATGCCGTGCCGGTCGCGGAGGTTGTCGACCTCGGCCTGCGTGCGCAGGGAGGAGACGAGGCGCTCGTCGCCGGTGGGCCTCGACGGCAGCACAGCTTCGGCGTCGTCGATTTCGGCGGCGGTGGGGACGCCGTTGTCCGGGTCGACGGAGGAGGAAGGCATCGCGCGCGTCTCCTGCACTCACTGCTGTTGTCCTGTGGCAGGCGCACTGCGCAGCGGAAAAGATTGGAAATGTGCTTTTGGACTTTGTTGGTTGGTCTTTATTTTTCCCGGACGCTTCTAGATGTTTTGTGAGGTGTTCTATTAAAACTTCCAGTTGCCTAGAAATAGTACgtatttgggtcagtcgatttttcgcATGAAGAAAGCAGCTGCCGGAGGAAGGAGCGGCCGTCGACTCGCCGGAGAAGCTCTATTGGACCTTGGCAGGCTCATCAGGTGTCCATCTTAGGGTTCCTATGTGTGCTCTGATGAGCTTAATTAGGGGTCGTTTCTTGCACAAATGTCCTGTAGGGATTATGTCTCACATGCGTATAGTTTTTTTTAGAAGACATGTGTATGTGTATAGGTGAGCAGTCAGAGAGTGTCAAAACTCTAATAATCGGTTCTAAAAAAACACACTCTAATAATCGTTAGGATTGCTTTGGTGGATCAGAAGGCACTCAcggccgtgattccactaagggacccttgagggcggtcaccaaacccgtacaaatggcaacccttgggggcggtcaccgaacccgtacactttggcaacccttgggggcggtcaccggtacccgtcaaattgctcggggcgatctccacaacctaattggagaccccgacgcttgcccggagctttacaccacaatgattgagctccgaacaccaccaaccgtctagggcgcccaagcacccaagaggaacaagctcaagggtaccaagcacccaagagtaataagcttctcaacttgtaacttccacgtatcaccgtggagaactcaaaccgatgcaccaaatgcaatggtaagggcacacggagtgcccaagtccttctctctcaaatcccaccgaagcaactaatgctagggaggaaaatgagaggaagaacaagaaggagaacaccaagaactccaagaactagatccaaggggttcccctcacatagaggagaaattgattggtggaaatgtggatctagatctcctctctcttttccctcaaaaactagcaagaatccatggagggattgaaagttagcaagctcgaagaaggtcaacaatggggaaagaacacgagctcaaaggataaggttgaatggggaagaagacccccttttataggagctcccgaatccaaccgttatgctcacagcccgcacagagcggtactaccgctccaaggagcggtactaccactagggcgATAGTACCCattcgaaacacaacagcgaggagacaaaaaggccaaaagaaccatcggagcggtagtaccgctcgtcctcacggtactaccactcgacctcacggtactaccgcaaatggtagcggtactactgctcgcgagcggtactaaaaaaaatacttctgtgcctacttccgctgagcaaaacacgagattttggtccggagcggtactaccgcttaggagccacggtagtactactctggagcggtactatcgctcaggagccgtggtagtaccgctctggagcggtagtaaaaaattacttccgctctagtcgcggtagtaccactgcagcctttaccaaaacatccacaacttttgcaaacggactccgaattcgacgaaacaaagtttgttggaaagctaaagacatgggctaacacaatattgatagaaatataaAGAATAatcaaatgagaaaagtcccataagaaaatggtgagaacccttcaccggataagaccggtaaaacctccaacaccgaaaacatcatagaagacgcatgcgaactccgttttcgatgaactcaagcttgtgatcaagatgaccataagctctaagactcacaaatataaccaaacaagaaccaagaaatatgatgcaaggatgcaatggtttgagctctctactaacgatacgatcaagctaccaacttgagagccccccttgatagtacggcaaacgatcctataactcggtctcccaactaccaccacgagaccggtaaaatagaaaacctatcaagggcaaacctttgccttgcacatggtccacttgagctagatgaacacgatcttgactccctcaagttggaccacctttcttgattgcgttggctcgatgaagactagatgattgctcccccatagtccactatgggtgagccactcttaggcacatcttcacaagtccattgacaccacaatggatggcaagattcaagcacttgatctcttcgtgatgctccacttgaacttgcacacggcaatcttgatgacgatcaccacttgatgtcatcctttccatgggttgtatgatatcttcctcttgacgcaagcccatggatacgtaccataccatgggatcacttgatccctctcggtacatcttctatgctttgtgagttgatcaacttgattcactcttgacttagtcttgatcaaccttgaatctttgcaactctcttcatttggatgatgtcttgaaggtaaacatgaatgatcacacaagcttcttcttcaagacatgcttgcaataagctcaacactcatatgaccaatctttggataattccttaatagcaccttggtcatcacaaactctcattgaaaccaacaaatggactccaagaaaagcctatgggcaaacccttcaaatataactcaaggcaaccattagtccatagagattgtcatcaattaccaaaaccacacatgggggcaccacatgtcctttcaatctcccccattttggtaattgatgacaatcactttcaagagagtttatacaaggaattatgcatcaccattcaatgcaccaaccaataatgcatgcgtatgagatgcaaatgctaaggaaataAAAACCAAAGctactccacaaaactctctgaaacttctcccccattggcatcgattgccaaaatgggcgaaactcttagaaggccaatataaattgtggtcctccataaattgtgtatttctcaacaagagagtggaatgcaatacacatatccaactgccaatacttggaggaagacaaactatattgatgcccaaagattgcaatagaaagatatgccacaaatacataacaaagagagacacaagcaatcagaagataccaattgaagcaagcaatcaacgga
This genomic window contains:
- the LOC123159102 gene encoding uncharacterized protein; translated protein: MPSSSVDPDNGVPTAAEIDDAEAVLPSRPTGDERLVSSLRTQAEVDNLRDRHGIPSVYAARPAGDDRRACTPPPPGSVCVYAHALEAGMRVPLDGFSCEVLVHFGIAPAQLVPNAWRVMAGFLALCNSAGVPPSLAVFRRFFLLYIVNKKHKGRYCFRARDSSGAGLRFTGMPGTPMDWKKLFFFLSSPEPWPCPVEWGKPSMSSFTNPALTSEEGKSAAKLLRAYGGAAVDIKTCLCDRNRAIAMVTAASPPPPLTPSSSTTTRVNSSSKGMDPSVYDMMKTMLAEKAASAKKVKAEVGSNAPAPPPSCGRKRGLDEANGEDSSAHSLLNTPLSGMCSPPPGFPRKPHRFPSRHDGDATGWEAARERLQGAISPPQERAFAAKEPSDVVRSSYAAILQAANYASFSLGYALELEKKLAARDAEVAALRGQLEAAKAELAAVQHAAGAGRETANAELAAEEHVLGPEERVRRRAEHALEGYERWRDDSSAHVTASAAPTTSTATTQQMIHTNGRHKRACASTKYDKKQWVL